Below is a window of Malus domestica chromosome 13, GDT2T_hap1 DNA.
aacaacaacaacaaagccttatccctcTTAGTGAGGTCGGCTGTATGACTTCTAGAATGCCATTTGCACTTGGATTTGAGTCAAGTCTTCCGTTAGCTCCCAGGACTCCGGACCTTAGAGTCTTTTCCCAAGTCTTTCAAATTTCCCCTACTTATGTATAAATAGAATTAGATTAAAGAGGAAATTACTCCTGTAGACCAGTTACCAATATAATACATGTTATGTAATCCCTTCGCCTTGATTACAATATTGGGGGATATTAGTATCTGCACAATGTGTGAATTGCTTAGGTTAGACTTGCTTACGGTTGGATTTATGCAGGCTAAAATTCACTGGGGAATATGACAAGGTTTTTGAAGAAGGGGTTTACAAATGTGCTGGTTGTGGGACACCCCTTTATAAGTCAACTACCAAGTTTGATTCCGGATGCGGTTGGCCTGCATTCTACGAGGGTCTGCCTGGAGCCATAAACCGATCGGTGTGTTCCTATTGCTGAATGTAAATGTCGTTTGTTATTGTTTCTAGCTAATGCATTTTGCTGACATTGGATGTAACTGAAACAACTATGTATGTACTTCAGCCTGACCCAGATGGGAGGAGAACTGAGATCACATGTGCAGCTTGCGGCGGTCACTTGGGACATGTTTTTAAAGGGGAAGGGCACAAGGTGCCAACAGATGAACGCCACTGTGTCAACAGCGTTTCCATCAAGCTTGTTCCTGAAACGTCTGCACTATGAGGTCTTTTGAGGTTGCATCTCCTCAGATCAAGCTGCTTTCGTAGGCGCTTAAACCTTAATCTGAAATGCAGTGTTTGTGAGTCGCTTGTTATGATACTTTATCTTTAGCTAAAGTGCCAATAAAATCTCTTTGTTTTAGTTTCGTTTCATGGCCAGGGGTGTTGCATGAATGATTTTTTCCTGCCTATACCAGCAACAACATTTGGTTGTGTCAATGTGATTTTTCTTCAGCACCTACAGGCACCGAATGGCGTTGCACAATTGAAAGTTTGTTTGATCTAACGGCTTGAAACTCGTGATTGGCGACCGTTGGATTTTGAATCCAATGGCTTAAAAAAACATCGGTACCAGGTTCTTGTAGGTACCCTAGAATCGGTTTCAAAAGTGCTCCAAGTTTAAGCAATTATTTgatgggaaatttggaaaacaaACCTTTTAGAATTCGTCTTCTGTGATTAGAGATATAACCACTCGAGGCCTATTGAGGAGTCCTCCAATTCCCGTCGAGCATTTCATTGTGAAGATTATTCTTCGACGTCGGGTCATCGTGAAAACTATCCGGTTATGAAGTCTAACATCACAATAGGGTTCAACTTCGTAAACTTTCTAATCTAACCTCTAatctaataaaataaaataaaaattgctAACTCGAAACTCAAAAGTCTTGACTAGTCCAACTGGTAAACCAAGCCTACAAGTGAAGGACACCGGCCCAACCCCTCACTTTCACTGCCAATTGCCTCCTCATTTCCCTCTTCCGCCGGAAATAAAAAATGCCGAGAGGAAGGAAAGGGAAAAGCCCTACGAATCCAAACAAAAGTGCAGCAGCAGCAGatacaccaccaccaccgccgaCGTCCAGCAACCAACAACAAGAAGGACGATAATGGCAGCCGCCCAGTGTTATGACCCTGATTAGCTTAATCATAGTTAGTCATTGTATTAGTTAGTTAAATGAGACTATTACAGGTAATTAGGAAAGTTTGTTAGATTCTGCTAGCTGGCAATGGGGTTTTGAGTACTATAAATAGTCCAATGTGTAATGACTTTGCCAAGTTGTTAATttgataaaaaagaagaagaaattaaatacaaaaGTATTTGGAGCTCTGCTCCTTCATCTCTCCTTCCCTCTTCTTCCATAGCTTTCTTGTGCTGTAGGTTGATTAAGGGAATTGAGAATTGGGTTGTATCAATGGTATCATCCTTCTCAAATCTTGGTTTCCCTCATGTGCACGCCCACCCGACCTTATCTTCCTTCCATGGATGCTTTTCAGCCACAATCGACTCCTTCAAAGCTTCAGTGTATTCTGTGGTCTGCGAAGCTATGGCTTCTACACTAGCCGCCATTCACAAGGCTGTGAATCCTATACTCAACGAACTCTGCAGTGACCTTGCTCAGTTACGCCATGACTTGGCTCTCGGCGTCGAGGGAGATTCTGATCCAGCCTCGATGTGTTCCAAGGAAGCTGAATCAATCGAGGTCGGTCACCACAAACCTCCAAACGGTGACCGCAACCCACTGCAAATTCCATCGACAATCCACGACCATTCCATTCCGCCACTGCTCTCATCTTCATCGATGTTGTGAGCACTAACAAATTCAACCGTCAAGCCACACTTGAACAACTCCGCTACATCTACAGTCTTGCTTCTGGAATCGAAGACGATGACCTCTGGTCCGCAGCTACTACATAAGCCCTCGTTCTCTGATACTACGAACACTGGACCTGCGGTAGTTCTTAAATTGAGTATCATTTTAGCAAATTCGGAGGCTAAATTCTCTTCTCTTTTGAATGATAACTATAGTGCATACCTGAAAGATAAATTTGGATGAGTTAATTGGTATCTTGTGggaaattttgtgaagaaaTATTTTTATGCATTGGAAGTGTTTGAGAAAATGTCTGAGAAAGGGAGTGAAGACCAAATGAAATATCTCACTGGAGAGATCTCTACAATTTCGAGAACACTAGTTGTATCTGGAATTCTTGTGGCTGCACAATTGTTGTTGAGCTTTTAATAAGTCAATTTCAAGGTATCTTTGCTACTTTTCACTAATATGTTACAAGTGGACCACAAGTTAGGGATGAGCTTTCCCAATTTCAAAATGTGGAGTTCGATCATGTTGCAAAGGCAATTGAGAATGTGGGGGTTAGATAGATAGCACTACCAACTGCTTCAATCTTATTTCATGATTTTGATGAAAAGTCTAATAGACAAAGTGAATGCACTATGGGCACCTATTTGAATTCATATTCTCTCTCAATGATCATCGGGAAATCAATTTTGGTTTCTTGACTGTCGATCTACATGCTGATTTCCCTATGTTGTtgtttgggccgagtttagaattgttctcggccCAAAGGCCATGCTTAGGAGTTGTTGGGGGTCATCCGGCTTATGGGCCACATAGCCAAGCCTGGCCGTGTCCTATTAGGAGTCCATGGGTGGTTGAATCCTGATACAAGAAGGAGTTTCGACAGGATAAAGATGTAGAAGTTTGGGATTGAATGTGGCCTGATAAGggggttgagttcaaagtcctagtaggagTAGAAGTGGCCGAGATAAGGTTAGATCGGGGGAAGGAGTTCTAGTCCGAGTGTGGTTGTGATTCGATCGGAAGCAGGTTAACTACTATAAATACAGGGAAGAGGACATCATTAAAGCCCTCCAATTTAACACACAAACTGCTGTGTGCAAACCCTCGCTttcgcgaaacctctcaaaaattttgagatttttattttccttttccgctgacacatcttcagtttggataaacaacactgtgaaggcaaccagcgaacatcttcagtttggataaacaacattgttgccgtagaatcagcagaccgcggagcaccttcagtttggataaacagcactgtgtcgaagccgactggttatctatcaaAGTCTCGGTCGAAAAGGATTTTCGAGTCTTTATTGGCAAatgtcatctcattagctttctcggcgaagtaaggtgttacgaattactgggctcggcacattgaacgccaagttatttatgattggttattcacaattaggttttagagttcggcattctgacggccgaaccacttCAAAATCAAGATgtacatttgttttgagtacTTATGCCCATATAGTCTGGTGTCAATTCAGCATGCTTATACTTTAACCAATATAATCACTATGATCGAATCCGGCGCCGACGATTTAtgaacttcgtagaactagtagccttgtcttcaggctctagaacccgaaggtcgAGAGTGTTAATTCCTTGGCCACAATCATAAGATTGAGAAGTCAGCCGCACGCTcaatgcaacatcaacacattttactcctcggtcgacgagttggcacgcctcgCATAAACCAAAgtacgtagttagctcattagttactcggcctacgagccatgtaggcttggtagtttttagggtcaacattttggcacacctggtgggacccagtgctaaaactacgaagttcatgaccaTCGAGACACGGTCagtcaaaaagaaaataaccaTGGGAAAATCAGCAACCAATCTGCCTGTTCAGAGTCCTGGACAATAAGTGTTACATGCACGAAATCCTCTTGTTGCTGTGACCCTTGAGGTTGCAAGTGTGACACACCGAGAAAAGGAATTTTGCCTCGGTACCTAGCCTCGAAACACAGAAGTACTCAACCGAACCACTGGTGTTTTCATTGAAGGAATAATGGAGGACTGCGACGAAGACGGTGGTGAAGGTTCTAACCCTCCAActaggtcgtttcttcgaaggTGACTTGATGAGCAATCTCAACAAGTTAAACAGACAGTCATCCAAAAAATGAACAATTTGCTTGAGGTAATATGAAGTAATGGTGAAACCCATACCAAATTGCTCGAATGATTAGTTAGCAGAGTATTTGAAGGAGGACCTGCTGATCAGGCTTGGCAGCTTCCACTTAAAAGTAATCATCCGCTACAGGGCGAAGTAGTGTCTACTCGGCCCAAAGCGATTGACTTAGAAAAAAGGGGAGGATTAAGTAGTAGGTCAGATGGATCCGACCAGAGAATGGAAGCAACATCCGTCAATATGACCGAGGTCAAACAGATGATCGATTCGACCATGAAAAAGACGCCGAAGTTCctgaaattcatccatccatatccagcttatgtggaaaagttcgaatatcctaaaggtttcaagattccagattttagcctttttgctGGAGAGTCGTCcttatcctcgttagaacatgtggccGGTTTCACTGTGCAATGCAGAGATGTcaatagtgatttccataaactaCGGTTGTTCAACTTTTTGTTGATAGGCTTAGCATTCgcatggtatatcaacctcccacctaattctatccaaagttgggaggagttggtcgagaagttTAATGAATAGTTCTATCGACCGGGGATGGAAACgtcagtttcttcattagctaggatggctcaagcatctgatgagtcaccaatggactaTTTTGCAAGGTTTAAATCGGCCaagaattggtgccgagtacctcttcCCGAAGTTGAATTTGTTAGGCTTGCTCTGAATGAGCTTGACGtggagtacaaaaagaaattcctggAGGCAAACTTTCgagatatgtatgaattagcccaacatgtcgagcaatatgattatttgctccgagaAGAAAAAAATCTCGAAGTCCCTATCCCGAGGaacgatttacaaaaatcccacggTTAGCTACGCATCGGTCGAAGGCGAAGATTCccaatacgtcagtgtggatgcgatcgagatagtaatagataaaccatatgtttgcaaggcattgactcaaatGAATTCCAAGGATGCCAAAACCCGCTCGATCACTGAAGAAATGGCAAAAACATCGAAagtttacacttttgatatcacAAAGGCCGAGGTAATTTTCGACCAATTGTTGTCAGcaaagattatcaaacttcggccAGGACATAACATTTCCTAGACCGAAGAACTTAAAGGGAAGACGTATTGCAAGTACCATAACTCGACTAAGCATACCACGAACAACTGTGTCGTATTCCGTGATGATATTCAAAGCTGGATTGACAAGGGCAAGCTAAAGTTTCCTGAAAAAAGAATGACGGTTGACACTGATCCATTCTTTTTGGCAACAGTTGGCATGGTAGACACCTATTTGCCCAAGAGCAAAGGGAAAAGGAAGGCCAAGTTTATCCAGTACAACACGTCCCAAAGAAAAACTCCCAGCCATGACTCAAGATTGACTTATTTTCCAATGAACCACCCACTGAGTTTTTGGGACCGGCTGTAGTCAAATCTATGTCAGATTCCAGTGTAGAAGAAATTGACGAGCTGATAGTTTTGTGTAGCAATTGTAAGGCACGTGTCATATTAACCGAACCCAAGGAGAGATCAACACCACGACAACTATCCAAGTCCACGACAACGCCCCCAAAGGAACTTGGCGGAAGCTAGCGCCAGAAAGTGTTTGATAGGCTCAACCCTCAAGAACGAACATATGGTCCTACCTCGGCCAGACGGTGCCTTAACTTCGACACGCCGTTTTATAACGAGAATTATTACTCGTGTAATTCTAGCAGCTAGAGTTCATCGGCGAATCAAAAAGCCTTCAAACCGCCCGAGCCACGTGACCAACGTTGGTACAGTTATAATTCCCACACTGGTATGTATATTACACTATCCAAATCTCAAAAACGTCGACGCTAGCgaatagattgcatggctcgaTGATAGGCAACACAGGCTATTCCGACTACAAAATGGTAGCCGAAAGAGGCAATAGAAAGCGACGATGCTCGACGTACCTCGACCATCATGTTCAAATTACTTCAAGAGAAAAAGGCAGTTGATCGTGACTTCGAAACCACCATTGAAGAGTTCGAGAAACGCATCAAACTCCTTATTCGGCACGGAGAGATGAAAGCTCGTTTCAAGTATTTCATAAAAGAAGCCGAAAGCAAGCTTTCCCCATTACCTCCGCATGTTCCATTAATAAAGGTCCGGCGAAACCTACACCCTTAATTCCTCGGCGAATCCTTGGAGTACATGTGCGAATTTCATAGGGAACATTCTGCCAATGGCTTGTACGACCTGCCTACGGCATGTCAAGAAGCCATCGACCTGGCACTAACTTGCCCTAATGCTGAACAGATTATCCAAAAAACCACTAATCCAGCAATGAAAGCCAGGTTTCAGCATATATGAGAAGTTAAGGTCTTTGGCTTCGAGGTCGATCCGTACACGGACATTGATATGGTTGAGCTCCCTTTTTCTCTTGAAGACCTTCAATATTTACGACACCACTTCGAAGTCTTTTAGGCCGTATGTCTCTTCAGTCTTACGACCTATGAAAAAGATCGGGTGGCACGTCTGAACGCCTACCTAGACATAAAGGACGCCCGGATCGCCTATGAGGAACGAGCTCGTAAAGCACTGCAAGGGCGAAATCAGATACCAGAAACGAATGAGCACGAAAACAATAATCATAATGAAACAAGGTCGGGTTACTTGGCACAAAAGCAAGAACGTGTTGAGACACACGATAATCAAGCCGAAGATATTCTAACGAACAATGCTGCAGTCCTCGACAACCCGGAAGATGACGACCAGGATCTAATGGGGCCCTTCAGTCATTGAGAAcatggaaatcagcatggttCATGTTCTACATGCGAAATTCCAGCCAACTACACACCAACCAAATTTCTTGGATGGTGATGTGGTGACCGAGGAAACAACACAAGTCGATTTCATCACCATCATCGAAGATGAGCAATCAAACAACGACGACAAACTTAAAATAGCCTTGGCCATATTGTTTCCTTGCCCATCCTCGGctaatcttcaacatttaaaGCCGTTGTATGTCACGGCCCATATTGAAGGTTACCCAATCTCTAAAATTTTCGTCGATTACGCGGCGACGATCAATATCATGCTCGTATCCGTCATGAAAGCATTACGACGATCTAATGATGAACTCATCCCATCAGGGATAACCATGAGCAGCTTCATCGATGATAAGTCCCACACCAAATGAATGCTCCATTTAGAGATAAACATTGCAGGTCATAATCACATGACAACATTTTTCATCGTCGACTCCAAGACCGAATATAATGGTTTGCTCAGTcaggattggattcatcaaatgAATTGCATTCCCTCTTCCTTATACCAAGTTCTTATTTTTTGGGACGTAAATCGATTGTGGTCCACCCAGCCGATAATTAGCCATTCAAAACCAACATGATTCAGGCCCGCTATTATGACGATCACGTCAACTACATTACCCTCCAGGGTTTTAATGAAGATGGACGGTCGACTTGGATCTCAGTCCAGAAAGCCATCGAAGTAGACGCCGAGACTGTACACCAAGATTCGACAAGACTCAGCTTGGCCGACTTAATTACCTACACTGATGACTGACGCCACAAGAGAACGACGTCGGGCTGCGGTTTCATCCacgatggaacgactgctggctcaTTGGTATACTATTTCCAAGTATCCACTTTCGGGCATCAACTTAATCAAATTTTTGGCCGAGGAAGATAACGGCCCAGTACTATCATTAGATAAAGTTAAAGTCACACCGACCAAACTCGAGGACAGTCgaccccaagttaaggacccctTAGAAGAATAAGTGTTGGAACGACCGACGACTCTCGGTAGTTATTTGTTAGTGCATTGTTACCCCATTCCATGAAAATTGAACTCTGTAAATTACTCAACGAGTTTAAAGATTGCTTTACTTAGAGTTATTGTGAGATGCCGGGCCTTGATCAGACCCTTGTTGAACATGAATTACACATGAAAACAGGTTGTAAGCCTTTCCGCCAACCCTATCGTCGATTCTCGATCGAAGTATAGCTCGGCATAAAAGACGAACTAGTTTGACTTTTAAAATCGAGTTTATTCAGACCGCTCAATATCTCGAGTGGTTGGCCAATATCGTCCCAGTGCTAAATAAAAATGGCCCCCTACGCATCTGTATCGATTTTCGTAATCTAAACTTGGCAACACCCAAAGATGAATACCTGATGCCGATCTTCGATTTGTTAATTGACGTTGCAGCATACCAcgagatcttatcctttatggatagGCATGTTGGGTATAACCAGATTTTCATCACCAAAGTTGATGTCCATAAAATCGTTTTTCGTTGCCCCGAGGCACTCGGCACATACAAATGGGtcgtcatgcccttcggccttaAAAACTCATGTGCCACATACCAACGAGCTAtgaacactatttttcatgatttaattggtaccATCGTCAAAATGTATATCGACGATGTGGTAATCAAATCAGCACGTCGGCAGACATATTTGGATGACATTCGCCAGGCGTTCCTGCGTATGCGTCGGCACAGTCTTAAGCTGAATCTTGCCAAATATGCTTTTGGCGTATTAACCAGTAATTTTTTAGGATTCCTCGTACATCACCATGGTATTGAGGTAGACGACAACAAGGCTCGTGCAATCATTACTGTTCCACCCCTGATGACTAAGAAATAATTACAATCATTGCTCGACAAGatcaactttcttcatcgatttattgctaattcggcCGACAAAATGAAAGAATTCTCCATgtttttgaaacttaaggactctGACACCTTCGAATGGCATGCAGAGCACCAAGAGGCATTTAGGCAGATCAAGGTCTCCTTAACAACTCCACCCGTCCTCGTCCTACCACGACGGGGCCGACCTCTTAAGCTATATATCTCGGCGGTCGAAGAATCCATCGGATGCCTTATTGCATAAGACAATGACGATGGGTGAGAACAGGCCATTTTTTACCTTAGCCGTAATCTCAACCCACCAGAGATTAATTACTCAGCTGTCGAGAAGCTTTGTCTAGCTTTATTTTTTACCACGTCAaaactcagacattacatgctcgTGTTAGTCACTCAGGTCATCGCCCAGATGGATGTCATTCATTACATGCTCACTCGGTCGATTGTAAAGGGCTGAATCGGCACGTAGACGATGGCCATATTCGAGTTCAGCTTGCAATATGTACCTtagaaagctgtcaaaggtcAAGCTCTGGCTGATTTTTTGGCCCAACACCCTTCCTCGTATGAGTTCGGGGGCAATGATGTTGACATCGGCATGGTGGAAACACGTGATAATTACTGACGATGTACTTTGATGGTTCCAGTACTTCAGTCTCAGCTGGCGTTGGGATTGTTATTCAATCCCCCACTCataatcgttggtatttttctctcaagctcgATTTCGATTGTACGAATAAACaagccgaatacgaagcccttgtcATCGGCCTTGGTGTGTTACATGATTTACGGGCAACCCTTGTCCTTGTTCTTGGTGACTCTAAACTtgtcattaatcaactcaacgAGACTTTttgttgcatgagttgtactctaacgccttaccacatggttgccagctatttggctgAATCTTTCGACAGTGTTACTTTTAAACACATTTCACGAGTTCATAACACCGGCACCAATGAACTAGCTCAAATAGCCTCCGGAGCACAACTCATGGAGGGAAAATTAGGCCGAGGAATATCTGTGTCACGACAAGCATATTCGGCCTTGATTAATTAGTAAGTTCTCCAACGTGATTGCGTAATCTGTACACGGATCATGTCCTTGTATTCGTTGTTAGAACGGAAAGACACTATTGAGGTTTGTGCTGTTGAGGCATTACCAAACAATTGGAGAATGACAATTATGCGATATATTGACCCCAACGAAAAACACGATCGACGGACAAAGGTTTATGCCACAAACTATGTATTATACCAGAATGAGTTGTATCGAAAAGGTGATGATGGGTTACTGTTCCTGTGCCTCGGCCCGTATGAAGCTGCTCAAGCAATGGCAGAAGTACAAGAAGGAATTTGTAGAGCCTACCAATCTGGACGAAAAATATGTTGGCTACTTCGGTGGCACCACTATTTCTGGCCGAGTATCCTGAAGGATTGTATTAAGTACGCAAAGGGTTGTATACAGtgtcaaatccatgggcctCTACAGAGAGTACCAGCCGAATCATTACATTCGGTCACTAAACCATGACCGTTCCGAGGATGTGCCATGAGCGTTATCGGTAAAATCACACCATCTTCTGGTGCAGCCAAACATGCATGGATACTCGTTGCAACAGACtgcttcaccaaatgggtcgaagctaagtcatatgccgagctaacgtctaaagaagtttgtaatTTCGTTGAGGAAAACATTGTGGCTAGATTCGGCGTGCCATAAACAATCATAACAGATAATGGTACGATCTTTACATCCGACAGGTTTAAGGAATATACGGCAAATCTAAAAATTTGACTTGAGCAATCTATGCAGTATTATCCGCAGGCGAATGGATAGGCCGAAGCGAGTAATAAGGTTCTAATCGGTATTCTTGAAAAGATGATAAAAGAAAGGCGGGGTGTGTGGCATTTAAAGATAAATGAAGCATTGTGGACTGATCGAACTTCTCTACGGACAGACACTGGAATGACTCCTTACGCGTTGACTTACAGACACGATTTCCAGTAGAGCTAAGTATAAACTCGTTGCgagtaattgaacaaagtagtttgttcagcGCCAAGTATGACTGGGCCATGAAgcaagagttagaagatttagaaGAAGCTCAGTTCGATGCTTATAACTTATTAGTGGCACAAAAGAAGACCGCTGAGCGAGCTTATAATCAACGAGTCAGACAAAAAATGTTCGGCAAAGGAGAGTTAGTTTGGCAAACCGTACTACCCGTAGGAGTTAAAGACCCTAGGTTCGATAAGTGGTCGTCGAATTGGGAGGGGCCATTCATTATTCATAAAGTTCTCGGCAAGGGAGCATACCGTCTTTGGGATAGAACTGGTGTAGTTCACAAGTTGCCAATCAACatgaagtttttaaagaaatactatccagtcacatgggaaatgcgggaataAAAGTTCATTTCATTAAATTCACAAAAATGTGTACAAATGGAGTGGGTCGATAAGTTACAATCAAATAATTCTAGGGTGATGAAGGTAGAAGAGACTTAAGAACGACCTTTAACTCCAGCCACCGCAGCTCGCCCATTGTGACCTCAACTTGCCGATTCCTCTTGTCCATCTTCAGCTGCTCAACTCACCTCACGTTAGTCGCATATTTGGTTGAGCAAGATTTGCCGCTCGACTCAAAATCTTTtgcaagctcagaagcaattGCCGACCTtcgattttgaagttcggtaaTTTAATGGTCAAGGTCGGCCATGGTCTCTTTTTTCACCTTTAAAACTTCGACCCGTGGATGAAGAGCGTCTCAAACGGCTATTGCAGCTTTCAAGTCGTCTTT
It encodes the following:
- the LOC103453012 gene encoding peptide methionine sulfoxide reductase B5-like, producing the protein MAAPAPAPAPPGPFQKTEEEWRAVLSPEQFRILREKGTELKFTGEYDKVFEEGVYKCAGCGTPLYKSTTKFDSGCGWPAFYEGLPGAINRSPDPDGRRTEITCAACGGHLGHVFKGEGHKVPTDERHCVNSVSIKLVPETSAL